A portion of the Luxibacter massiliensis genome contains these proteins:
- a CDS encoding class II fructose-bisphosphate aldolase, with protein sequence MYVSMKDMLWHAHKNQYAVMAINCVNMEQAKAIIQSAEEEKSAVILNISPRQMKAHGHGDILAPMIKGMAEKVSVPIAFNLDHGADLGDITKAIKYGFSSVMIDSSSYTFEENIRRTQLVASLAHSMGLSCEAELGHVGMANQADNEKRDLYTDPGQAKEFVEKTGCDCLAVAIGTAHGSYPQGFVPRLDFERLRLLKQTLKMPLVLHGGSGAGDENIKKAVACGINKINVCTDLFKHARKATAQALEKNPEIDYMDLCIAAQNAMKEFIKEYMRVIGSSGRYNFEGYKGVELD encoded by the coding sequence ATGTATGTATCGATGAAAGACATGCTCTGGCATGCACATAAAAATCAGTATGCAGTGATGGCAATTAATTGTGTGAATATGGAGCAGGCAAAGGCTATCATTCAGTCTGCAGAGGAGGAAAAGTCTGCGGTAATACTTAATATTTCCCCCCGCCAGATGAAGGCCCACGGGCATGGGGATATTCTCGCACCTATGATTAAGGGGATGGCTGAAAAAGTTTCTGTTCCGATTGCATTTAATCTAGACCATGGGGCCGATCTGGGAGATATTACAAAAGCAATAAAATATGGTTTTTCCAGTGTAATGATCGATTCCTCCAGCTATACGTTTGAGGAAAATATACGGAGAACACAGCTTGTGGCATCTCTTGCCCATAGTATGGGATTATCTTGCGAGGCGGAGCTTGGCCATGTAGGGATGGCGAATCAGGCGGACAATGAAAAAAGAGATCTCTATACGGATCCCGGACAGGCAAAAGAATTTGTGGAAAAGACTGGCTGTGACTGTCTGGCCGTGGCTATAGGGACCGCCCATGGAAGTTATCCCCAAGGATTTGTCCCCAGGCTGGATTTTGAACGCCTGAGATTACTGAAACAGACATTAAAAATGCCTCTTGTACTCCATGGTGGTTCCGGCGCAGGGGATGAAAACATCAAAAAAGCTGTTGCCTGTGGAATCAACAAAATTAATGTTTGTACAGATCTTTTTAAACATGCCAGGAAAGCCACTGCGCAGGCACTTGAAAAGAATCCTGAAATTGATTATATGGATTTGTGTATAGCCGCACAGAATGCGATGAAAGAATTTATTAAAGAATATATGAGAGTCATCGGATCCAGCGGACGCTACAATTTTGAAGGATATAAAGGAGTGGAATTAGATTAG
- a CDS encoding PTS fructose transporter subunit IIC, giving the protein MAEIKRKVKKKSQGAFLRDSIMTGISYMIPVIVGAGVIQAIAKAMGGYDIGNHMDEIDTLAKAIMLLGQNMMNFVVPVIAAFIAYAMADKPGLAPGFVMGALAGAINTGFVGGVVGGIMVGYFVLAVKKIKVPKAIQGIMPILVIPVLATLVCGLLMYYVVGVPIRVFMEWLTAGLTSLSGGSKFVLGAVIGAMICFDHGGPINKTAALFVNGLNADGFLIPTSAKMCAGMTSPLGIGLACFLGGKKKFTDGEREQAKSLFILSCCYVQEGVIPFLMKDPIRVAISCMTGGAITGGLCMISALESPAVHGGAFVVAMTSNPLLFVGYWLLGGCITGVLYAILRKPLPEGYVESEEDTVSII; this is encoded by the coding sequence ATGGCAGAGATAAAGAGGAAAGTAAAAAAGAAAAGCCAGGGAGCATTTTTAAGAGATTCCATTATGACAGGTATTTCCTATATGATCCCTGTTATTGTAGGGGCGGGGGTGATACAGGCAATTGCAAAAGCTATGGGAGGGTATGATATTGGAAATCATATGGATGAAATTGACACCCTGGCAAAGGCCATCATGCTTTTAGGACAGAATATGATGAATTTTGTAGTACCAGTAATTGCGGCATTTATTGCCTATGCCATGGCTGATAAACCGGGACTGGCCCCAGGATTTGTCATGGGCGCCCTGGCTGGTGCCATTAATACAGGGTTTGTGGGCGGCGTCGTGGGCGGTATCATGGTCGGCTATTTTGTCCTGGCAGTTAAGAAGATTAAAGTACCTAAAGCAATTCAGGGTATCATGCCTATTTTAGTAATCCCAGTCCTGGCCACTCTTGTCTGCGGACTTTTGATGTATTATGTTGTCGGTGTGCCGATCCGTGTGTTTATGGAATGGCTGACTGCAGGCCTGACATCTTTAAGCGGAGGGTCTAAATTCGTTCTGGGTGCAGTTATCGGTGCCATGATCTGTTTTGACCATGGCGGGCCTATTAATAAGACTGCAGCGCTCTTTGTCAATGGACTGAATGCAGACGGGTTTCTAATCCCCACATCTGCCAAAATGTGTGCTGGAATGACTTCACCTCTTGGAATCGGACTTGCATGTTTTCTTGGGGGTAAAAAGAAGTTTACAGACGGCGAGCGGGAGCAGGCCAAATCCTTGTTTATTCTGTCTTGCTGCTATGTGCAGGAGGGGGTCATTCCGTTTCTGATGAAGGATCCCATACGGGTGGCTATTTCTTGTATGACCGGAGGTGCCATTACTGGGGGACTGTGTATGATTTCTGCACTGGAATCCCCGGCTGTCCACGGAGGCGCCTTTGTAGTGGCTATGACATCTAATCCTCTTTTATTTGTGGGATACTGGCTGCTTGGAGGATGCATTACAGGAGTATTGTACGCAATTTTGAGAAAACCGCTGCCAGAAGGATATGTGGAGAGTGAAGAAGATACAGTGTCTATTATATAA
- a CDS encoding PTS fructose transporter subunit IIB, whose translation MFILGVTSCPVGIAHTYMAASNLEKCAKKRGLEIKIETQGATGVENEITKEDIARADGVIVASDVRIKNSGRFDALPTLTVGVSEAIKDAEGIIDELMEALG comes from the coding sequence ATGTTTATTTTGGGAGTGACAAGCTGCCCGGTAGGAATTGCACATACCTATATGGCCGCATCAAATCTTGAAAAATGTGCTAAAAAAAGGGGACTGGAAATCAAAATTGAAACCCAGGGGGCGACAGGTGTTGAAAATGAGATTACAAAGGAGGATATTGCCAGGGCAGATGGTGTGATTGTGGCCAGCGATGTAAGGATTAAGAACAGCGGACGTTTCGATGCACTTCCCACACTTACTGTGGGTGTCAGTGAGGCGATTAAGGATGCTGAGGGTATAATTGATGAATTGATGGAGGCGTTGGGATAA
- a CDS encoding PTS sugar transporter subunit IIA, whose product MNIAEMVDEKLVSFGFEAETKDDVLTGLGKMMYDAGKVNSLKQYIDGLYEREAEFSTGVGNGVAIPHCKSNCVREAAFTLVKLKNSVEWETLDGRPVDYVIMLAAPESSDNTHLKMLSRLASNLMDDDFREALKAASSVQEIKRLFKNKKEEE is encoded by the coding sequence ATGAATATTGCAGAAATGGTTGATGAGAAGTTGGTATCTTTTGGCTTTGAGGCTGAGACAAAAGATGATGTTTTGACGGGCCTCGGTAAAATGATGTATGACGCAGGTAAAGTAAACAGCCTGAAACAATATATAGATGGACTTTACGAAAGGGAGGCTGAATTTTCCACGGGAGTGGGAAATGGCGTTGCAATACCCCATTGCAAATCCAACTGTGTCAGAGAAGCGGCATTTACATTAGTGAAACTTAAAAATTCGGTGGAGTGGGAAACCCTGGATGGACGTCCGGTTGACTATGTAATTATGCTTGCAGCGCCAGAATCCTCAGATAACACGCATTTAAAAATGTTGTCCAGGCTTGCGTCAAATCTGATGGATGATGATTTCCGGGAGGCGCTTAAGGCAGCGTCATCTGTACAGGAAATTAAAAGGTTATTTAAAAATAAAAAGGAGGAAGAGTAA
- a CDS encoding BglG family transcription antiterminator, with product MFLPREKKILNMLLKNEKKFTTSQIAAELKVSPRTIKTDIKKINEILEKHSCSIRTKQGVGLWLDLDADGEQYLRMALYEVQDSYISADVRKYYIAAALLNNKDFTSMEAMSGRFYVSKGTIVNDINELEPFWEKFGIHFTKKVKLGVKAWGSEKQIRLALIDALKRAAGEPGKSAVEKVQILFEDVDLILLKEVVLETEKRFHFVLTDISFDEFLVQLAVMIQRVKMDSLVETDNPGSFDVGRQEWFISQYLKEEITVHMGIKIPEEEVTYLLSCLKGMRFQVPIIKEKDKDKLRVRAPEMFDYMEEVLHEIDGKYHLDLGEDEELACAMFDHLECMVHRIQSKMYLANPILESVKKEMFYEYEIASYLISKFSTRYKIEATEDEIGYITFHIGASIERMAQKKKKNLSVTVVCTTGIGTSQFISMKLGRLFPDLEIRQIISGNQAENLEGNGQDFVISTVPLYLKGIDVIQVSSVLNDTDVSHIRKYIGKKENQHGEGKCSYSYLRGVLHEDISILDCDLKSREEVIELLGSRMLREGYVDGGYVRSVFEREGLSDTSIGNLVAIPHAFEGHILKPGIGMLTLQKPIAWGNEKVQLVFMLALNARTKNDFQGIFGEILDLTKNIKDLGQVLKARKFNDIEILKNMQ from the coding sequence ATGAAAAGAAATTTACTACATCTCAGATTGCTGCAGAATTAAAGGTAAGTCCAAGGACAATTAAAACAGACATTAAGAAAATTAATGAGATATTGGAAAAGCATTCCTGTTCTATACGTACAAAGCAGGGCGTGGGACTTTGGCTGGACCTTGACGCAGATGGTGAACAATATTTGAGAATGGCTTTGTATGAAGTACAGGATTCTTATATATCAGCAGATGTAAGAAAGTACTATATAGCTGCTGCCCTTCTGAACAACAAGGACTTTACCTCCATGGAGGCAATGTCTGGGAGATTTTATGTAAGTAAGGGGACCATTGTAAATGATATCAATGAATTGGAACCATTTTGGGAAAAATTTGGGATTCATTTTACTAAAAAGGTTAAGCTCGGGGTCAAGGCCTGGGGTTCTGAAAAACAAATAAGGCTGGCCCTTATTGATGCATTGAAAAGAGCGGCAGGAGAACCTGGAAAGTCTGCTGTAGAGAAAGTACAAATACTTTTTGAAGATGTGGACCTGATACTGTTAAAGGAAGTCGTTCTGGAGACAGAGAAAAGATTTCATTTTGTGCTCACGGATATTTCTTTTGATGAATTTCTTGTACAGCTTGCAGTTATGATTCAGCGTGTCAAGATGGACTCCCTGGTAGAGACAGATAATCCCGGTTCCTTTGATGTGGGGAGGCAGGAATGGTTTATCAGCCAGTACTTAAAGGAAGAGATTACAGTGCATATGGGGATAAAGATTCCAGAAGAAGAAGTCACATATCTGCTCTCCTGCCTTAAAGGGATGCGCTTTCAGGTTCCTATTATAAAAGAAAAGGATAAGGATAAGCTGCGGGTCAGGGCACCGGAAATGTTTGATTACATGGAAGAAGTCCTACATGAAATTGATGGAAAGTACCATCTTGATTTAGGAGAAGATGAGGAGCTGGCATGTGCTATGTTTGACCATCTGGAGTGTATGGTCCACAGGATCCAAAGTAAAATGTATTTGGCAAATCCAATATTGGAATCTGTAAAAAAGGAGATGTTCTATGAGTATGAGATAGCCTCCTACTTAATTTCGAAATTTAGTACCCGCTACAAAATTGAAGCAACAGAGGATGAGATAGGATATATAACGTTTCATATCGGCGCTTCTATTGAGAGAATGGCCCAGAAGAAAAAGAAGAACTTGTCGGTTACTGTTGTATGTACCACAGGAATAGGCACTTCACAGTTTATCTCCATGAAATTGGGACGGCTTTTCCCAGACCTGGAAATCAGGCAGATTATTTCGGGAAATCAGGCGGAGAATTTGGAGGGCAATGGGCAGGATTTTGTGATTTCGACTGTGCCGCTGTACTTAAAAGGGATAGATGTGATCCAGGTTTCCTCTGTCCTCAATGATACAGATGTGTCACATATAAGAAAGTATATTGGGAAAAAGGAGAATCAGCATGGTGAAGGAAAATGCAGCTATTCATATTTAAGAGGAGTTTTACATGAGGATATTTCCATTTTAGACTGTGACTTAAAGTCAAGGGAAGAAGTAATTGAGCTGCTGGGCAGCAGGATGCTGAGAGAGGGGTACGTGGACGGGGGGTATGTGAGGTCAGTCTTTGAGAGGGAGGGATTATCAGACACATCCATAGGAAACCTGGTGGCAATCCCACATGCCTTCGAGGGGCATATTTTGAAACCAGGAATTGGAATGCTGACTCTTCAAAAACCAATAGCCTGGGGAAACGAAAAAGTACAGCTGGTATTTATGCTGGCGTTAAATGCCAGGACTAAAAATGACTTTCAGGGGATTTTTGGGGAGATACTTGATTTGACTAAAAATATAAAAGATTTAGGGCAGGTTCTTAAGGCCAGGAAATTTAATGATATTGAAATCTTAAAAAATATGCAGTGA